In one window of Aceticella autotrophica DNA:
- a CDS encoding Rqc2 family fibronectin-binding protein, giving the protein MALDGITLNAIIYEISENLIGGKIDKIYQPEKDEIILTIRNRSKNYKLLLSANANYPRMYLTDENKENPAKPPMFCMLMRKYLQGGKITDIRQIDLDRVAEIDVESRDEFENQFVKTIIIEIMGRHSNIILIDKKDRTIIDSIKRVYQDMSKIREVLPGRKYEYPPLQDKLNLLSINKIDFTSYIKSFKNKKIDKALVDILQGISPVLGREIAFRARVNDKYVEELTENELNTLFIEIENIKDVIINHNYKPCIAYYKGDILDFSCIELKQYDNIILFDNNNKTAYEFFKEKANVENIKTRAHDLKKIIQIHLDRLYNKIEKQNEEIINAENADIYRIYGELIIANIHMLYKGMENLKTVNYYTNQEVIIPLDKRFSPADNAQKYFKKYNKAKNAIEILKRQIEETKIEIEYLEGQLVNLEQCTLPSEIEEVKEELTEEGYIKKHIQKTKQKKAPSKPLHFISKDGYDIYIGKNNIENEYLTMKFASPNDIWLHTKNIPGSHVIIKNINNNIPETTLIEAAKLAAAHSKAKDSSNVPVDFTYRKYVKKPSGSKPGFVIYTNQKTLYVTPSNKQD; this is encoded by the coding sequence ATGGCATTAGATGGTATTACTTTAAACGCAATCATATATGAAATATCGGAAAATTTAATAGGTGGAAAAATTGATAAGATATATCAACCGGAAAAAGATGAAATCATTTTAACGATACGCAATAGGAGTAAAAACTATAAATTGTTGTTATCTGCAAATGCCAATTATCCAAGAATGTATCTTACAGATGAAAATAAAGAAAATCCTGCAAAGCCGCCGATGTTTTGTATGTTAATGAGAAAATATTTACAGGGTGGAAAAATTACGGACATAAGGCAGATTGATCTTGATAGAGTTGCAGAGATTGATGTTGAAAGCCGTGATGAATTTGAAAACCAGTTTGTTAAAACAATTATAATCGAAATCATGGGAAGACATAGCAATATAATTTTAATAGATAAAAAAGATAGAACAATAATAGACAGTATTAAAAGAGTTTATCAAGACATGAGCAAGATAAGGGAAGTATTGCCGGGAAGAAAATATGAATATCCACCCTTACAAGATAAATTGAATTTATTATCAATTAATAAAATAGATTTTACAAGTTATATCAAATCCTTTAAAAATAAAAAAATAGATAAGGCTTTAGTAGATATACTACAGGGCATAAGCCCCGTTCTTGGACGTGAAATAGCTTTTAGGGCAAGAGTAAATGACAAATATGTTGAAGAACTTACAGAGAATGAATTAAATACATTATTTATTGAAATAGAAAATATTAAAGATGTTATCATAAATCATAATTATAAACCTTGTATTGCATATTACAAAGGAGATATTTTAGATTTTTCCTGCATTGAACTAAAACAGTACGATAATATAATTTTATTTGACAATAACAATAAAACTGCATATGAATTTTTTAAAGAAAAGGCGAATGTTGAAAATATAAAGACACGTGCACATGACTTAAAAAAGATAATTCAAATACATCTTGATAGATTATACAACAAGATTGAAAAACAAAATGAAGAAATAATTAATGCTGAAAATGCAGACATATATAGGATATATGGTGAGCTTATTATTGCAAATATCCATATGCTTTATAAAGGAATGGAAAATCTTAAGACGGTTAATTATTATACTAATCAAGAAGTTATCATACCTCTCGATAAAAGATTTTCTCCTGCTGACAATGCACAAAAATATTTTAAAAAATACAATAAGGCAAAAAATGCTATAGAAATACTGAAAAGACAAATAGAAGAAACCAAAATAGAGATAGAATATTTAGAAGGACAGCTTGTTAATTTAGAGCAGTGTACATTGCCATCCGAAATTGAAGAGGTCAAAGAGGAACTAACAGAAGAAGGATATATAAAGAAACATATACAAAAAACAAAGCAAAAAAAGGCTCCTTCAAAGCCATTGCATTTTATCTCAAAAGATGGATATGATATTTATATTGGAAAAAACAATATAGAAAATGAATATTTAACAATGAAATTTGCATCACCAAATGATATATGGCTTCACACTAAAAATATCCCAGGTTCACATGTTATTATAAAAAATATAAATAACAATATTCCTGAAACAACTTTAATTGAAGCCGCGAAATTAGCAGCAGCTCACAGTAAAGCCAAAGATTCATCAAACGTACCAGTTGACTTTACATACAGAAAATATGTCAAAAAACCCTCTGGTTCAAAACCGGGTTTTGTAATTTATACAAATCAGAAAACCCTATACGTAACACCTTCGAATAAGCAGGATTAA
- the thpR gene encoding RNA 2',3'-cyclic phosphodiesterase yields the protein MRTFLALKISDEAVNDIYNLQNELKKYTVKGRWIHKDNFHITIKFFGETNVDDISKIKQAVEKSVINFIPFMIKLSHIGCFKGNNSYRILWIGIEEDKNIISLHNKINEELRKAGFKRDDRKYKAHITIGRDILLTKDIDNINNIFNFNTKPFAISNVYLMESKIENNKREYIPIIAVPFINNKQVD from the coding sequence ATGAGAACATTTTTAGCATTAAAAATAAGTGATGAAGCTGTTAACGATATTTATAATTTGCAAAATGAATTAAAAAAATATACAGTAAAAGGAAGATGGATACATAAAGATAATTTCCATATAACTATTAAATTCTTTGGTGAAACTAATGTTGATGATATTAGCAAAATAAAGCAGGCAGTAGAGAAGTCAGTAATAAATTTTATACCTTTTATGATTAAATTAAGTCATATAGGTTGTTTTAAGGGAAATAATAGTTATAGGATTTTATGGATAGGTATTGAAGAGGATAAAAATATAATTTCATTACATAATAAAATAAATGAAGAATTAAGAAAAGCCGGTTTTAAAAGAGATGATAGAAAATACAAGGCACACATTACAATAGGAAGGGATATTCTATTGACAAAAGATATTGATAATATAAATAATATTTTTAATTTTAATACAAAACCTTTTGCCATATCAAATGTATACTTAATGGAAAGCAAAATTGAGAATAATAAAAGAGAATATATACCGATAATTGCTGTACCATTCATAAATAATAAGCAGGTGGATTAA